Proteins encoded within one genomic window of Actinoplanes octamycinicus:
- a CDS encoding sulfatase-like hydrolase/transferase, producing MSQPKSYRRVIRHVTTGFAAVLVFVALILPDQITRLPPGNHWYTALLRIPIEALVAGAVLLLVPVRARRWTAAGLGVLLGALTVVKLVDIGFFAVLARRFDPVLDWTLFDDGFHFLIDSIGKASAIGVAAGAVLLAALLIAGMTWAMLRLTAVAVGHRRLAWSGMGAAGVAWAALFAIGYQLIGGIPVAAHAAADLARDTALALPKDLADKRRFVAEAADDRYHDRPGSQLLTALRGKDVVVSFIESYGRDAVENPAFNGAVLTALGDGDRKLAAAGFAARSGFLTSSTAGGGSWLAHSTFLSGMWVNNESRYRSLMATDRLTLTRAFKNAGHRTVGIEPGVIFAWPEGQFYGYDQVYDKAALNYHGPQFSWSPMPDQYALAQFQKFEYAKPGRGPLLAEITLTSSHTPWAPVPSMLDWDRLGDGSVYGPQARTTDPKSVWKDDSRVKTEYARSIAYSVDSLIGWATEYADDNLVMVFLGDHQPASVVVGQNAGHDVPITIVAKDPKILDRIASWGWTSSVKPAPDAPVWPMNTFRDRFLTAFGPEGDPH from the coding sequence GTGAGCCAACCGAAGTCGTACCGCCGGGTCATCCGCCACGTGACCACGGGTTTCGCCGCTGTTCTGGTCTTCGTCGCGCTGATCCTGCCGGACCAGATCACCCGGCTGCCGCCGGGCAACCACTGGTACACCGCGCTACTCCGGATCCCGATCGAGGCGCTGGTCGCCGGCGCGGTGCTGCTCCTGGTGCCGGTCCGGGCCCGGCGCTGGACGGCCGCCGGGCTCGGCGTGCTGCTCGGCGCGCTCACCGTGGTCAAGCTGGTGGACATCGGGTTCTTCGCGGTGCTGGCCCGCCGGTTCGACCCGGTGCTGGACTGGACGCTCTTCGACGACGGCTTCCACTTCCTGATCGACTCGATCGGCAAGGCATCCGCGATCGGGGTGGCGGCCGGCGCGGTGCTGCTGGCGGCGCTGCTGATCGCCGGGATGACCTGGGCGATGCTGCGCCTGACCGCGGTCGCGGTCGGCCACCGGCGGCTCGCCTGGAGCGGCATGGGCGCGGCCGGGGTGGCCTGGGCCGCCCTGTTCGCGATCGGCTACCAGCTGATCGGCGGCATCCCGGTGGCCGCGCACGCGGCCGCCGACCTGGCCCGGGACACCGCGCTGGCGCTGCCCAAGGACCTCGCCGACAAGCGGCGGTTCGTGGCCGAGGCGGCCGACGACCGCTACCACGACCGGCCCGGCAGCCAGCTGCTCACCGCGCTGCGCGGCAAGGACGTGGTGGTCTCGTTCATCGAGAGCTACGGCCGGGACGCGGTGGAGAACCCGGCGTTCAACGGCGCGGTGCTGACCGCGCTCGGCGACGGCGACCGGAAACTGGCCGCCGCCGGGTTCGCCGCCCGCAGCGGCTTCCTCACCTCGTCCACGGCGGGTGGCGGCAGCTGGCTCGCGCACTCCACGTTCCTGTCCGGGATGTGGGTCAACAACGAGTCCCGCTACCGCAGCCTGATGGCGACCGACCGGCTCACCCTGACCAGGGCGTTCAAGAACGCCGGGCACCGCACCGTCGGCATCGAGCCGGGCGTCATCTTCGCCTGGCCGGAGGGCCAGTTCTACGGGTACGACCAGGTCTACGACAAGGCCGCGCTGAACTACCACGGCCCGCAGTTCAGCTGGTCGCCGATGCCCGATCAGTACGCCCTGGCGCAGTTCCAGAAGTTCGAGTACGCCAAGCCCGGCCGCGGCCCGCTGCTCGCCGAGATCACCCTGACCTCCAGCCACACCCCGTGGGCGCCGGTGCCCAGCATGCTCGACTGGGACCGGCTCGGCGACGGCAGCGTCTACGGCCCGCAGGCCCGGACCACCGACCCGAAGAGCGTCTGGAAGGACGACTCCCGGGTCAAGACCGAGTACGCCCGGTCGATCGCCTACTCGGTGGACAGCCTGATCGGCTGGGCCACCGAATACGCCGACGACAACCTGGTCATGGTCTTCCTCGGCGACCACCAGCCGGCCTCGGTCGTGGTCGGCCAGAACGCCGGCCACGACGTCCCGATCACCATCGTCGCCAAGGATCCGAAGATCCTCGACCGGATCGCCTCCTGGGGCTGGACCAGCAGCGTCAAGCCGGCCCCCGACGCCCCGGTCTGGCCGATGAACACCTTCCGCGACCGCTTCCTGACCGCCTTCGGCCCGGAGGGCGACCCGCACTGA
- a CDS encoding Acg family FMN-binding oxidoreductase — translation MSEVKQALVQAADAARFAPSIHNTQPWRWVVRADRLELFAVAERQLRAHDPDARMLLVSCGAALHHAQVALDAEGWSHTVDRPASLTPDAPLAVLTPGEQRPAEASATRHLQMLQVRRTDRRTVSEEEVPESVLDELVKATEQAGAGLHVLGRDQVLDLAVAVERAQAAEAADDRAAAELATWVGGERPEGTGIPSSALPAEVPLTTVAERDFQTAGTVAAGEGHDRSATYAVLYGTGDAEADWLRAGESLSRLWLAATEHAVSLLPFSGPVEIPFTREALRRMLGGTGVPYLAIRLGLQDPAHAAPPHTPRLPATQVIEIADEEKP, via the coding sequence ATGAGCGAGGTCAAGCAGGCACTGGTGCAAGCGGCGGACGCGGCTCGGTTCGCCCCGTCGATCCACAACACCCAGCCGTGGCGCTGGGTGGTCCGGGCCGACCGGCTGGAGCTGTTCGCGGTGGCCGAGCGCCAGCTGCGCGCCCACGACCCGGACGCCCGGATGTTGCTGGTCAGCTGCGGGGCCGCGCTGCACCACGCGCAGGTGGCGCTGGACGCCGAGGGGTGGTCGCACACGGTGGACCGGCCGGCGTCGCTGACCCCGGACGCGCCGCTGGCCGTGCTCACCCCGGGCGAGCAGCGGCCGGCCGAGGCGTCCGCCACCCGGCACCTGCAGATGCTCCAGGTGCGGCGCACCGACCGGCGCACGGTGAGCGAGGAGGAGGTCCCCGAGTCGGTGCTGGACGAGCTGGTCAAGGCCACCGAGCAGGCCGGCGCCGGGCTGCACGTGCTGGGCCGCGACCAGGTGCTGGACCTGGCGGTCGCGGTGGAGCGGGCGCAGGCCGCCGAGGCCGCCGACGACCGGGCCGCCGCCGAGCTGGCCACCTGGGTCGGCGGGGAGCGTCCGGAGGGCACCGGGATCCCGTCCTCGGCCCTGCCGGCCGAGGTGCCGCTGACCACGGTCGCGGAGCGCGACTTCCAGACCGCGGGCACGGTCGCGGCAGGCGAGGGGCACGACCGTTCCGCGACGTACGCCGTGCTGTACGGCACCGGTGACGCCGAGGCGGACTGGCTGCGCGCCGGCGAGTCACTGAGCCGGCTGTGGCTGGCCGCGACCGAGCACGCGGTGAGCCTGCTGCCGTTCAGCGGCCCGGTCGAGATTCCGTTCACCCGGGAGGCGCTGCGCCGGATGCTCGGCGGCACCGGCGTGCCCTACCTGGCGATCCGCCTCGGCCTGCAGGACCCGGCGCACGCCGCCCCGCCGCACACCCCGCGCCTGCCGGCCACCCAGGTCATCGAGATCGCCGACGAGGAAAAGCCCTGA